A genome region from Sphingobacteriaceae bacterium GW460-11-11-14-LB5 includes the following:
- a CDS encoding transcriptional regulator, with the protein MNKFLVVILFFFGYHVHAQDLLGIPQIVNYNNEQYNAGMQNWDVKQDKNGVLYFGNNEGLLTFNGRYWNLFRLPNYTSVRSIGIDSKNRIYVGGQDEFGFYYPNEKGILKYTSLLGLLPENLRKLADIWDISIIHDEVFFRSNNAILHYKDGVVKNYKPSNAWLFMGIANNKVFAQSEESVLMVYEQEMWKPFCADPVFKKSSVTAILPYNGDTLMVSTLKGGFFLLINHQLKPLKTSLDHVFFNDRIYFADRINQNLYAVGTTSGGVYIMNKSGELIQKYNYREGLQNNNVRGILQDRDKNMWLALDDGIAYVAINSAIKSIFPDRNKQITSYAFRKFEQSVYIGTSNGLYRTNVNPAAKDLSYATANFEEVKNTKGQVWGLDEINNQLLLAHEEGTLLVQHNVAKPLYNLPGTWLYQTLDRVYPSSEVIAGTYWGLQRLSYKDGLFSNGGRIDGINEPLRFIVADNNNPDHIWASHPYHGVYKIELQPDHKRVLRTTMYTDRDGLPSKLYNYVYHIKNRVVIATINGVYEYDTAKKKFVRLKLLANAIKGISVQYMKEDNDGNIWFVSNKKVGVIDFNRPSGSNPFSIFYLPELDGKIVGGFESIYPLDSKNIFIGANKGAYHINYEKYIENITKPIVVLGQIKLLGKKDSLVFGGYFVTKGVISPRQDQHEIPEYTNNLNSMHFEYSSTLFEHDKNIKFSYQLVGFDKEWSAWTTKSEKDYTNLPAGKYTFNIKGRTDIGNESEVVAYTFVVLPAWYNTIWMRIFYLILIVLLIRLIIRWQKRKHIKEQERMSYLHQLELDRNEKEIVRLQNEKLEADVNYKNKELSSMTMHLVQRGKVLAKIKEVISAVIKNHDINESSPSFRHLIRLIRDVEKKDQELDHLSVHFNHVNTEFFNKLKDLYPDLSQNDLKFCAYLSMNLSSKEMAQLMNVTIKAIEVGRYRLRKKLQLKPETNLYEFLIDIARQKTP; encoded by the coding sequence ATGAATAAATTTCTAGTTGTTATCTTATTTTTTTTCGGTTACCATGTACATGCTCAGGACCTTTTGGGGATTCCGCAGATTGTAAATTACAATAACGAGCAGTATAATGCGGGGATGCAGAACTGGGATGTAAAGCAGGATAAAAACGGGGTGCTTTATTTTGGGAATAATGAGGGGCTGCTTACTTTTAACGGCCGCTACTGGAACCTGTTTCGCTTACCTAATTATACTTCTGTACGCTCCATCGGGATCGATTCTAAAAACCGGATTTATGTTGGCGGTCAGGATGAATTTGGTTTTTACTACCCCAATGAGAAGGGGATTTTAAAATATACTTCGCTTTTAGGCCTGCTGCCCGAAAACCTGCGCAAGCTGGCCGATATATGGGACATTTCGATTATTCATGACGAAGTTTTTTTCAGATCGAACAATGCCATTCTGCACTATAAGGACGGTGTGGTTAAGAACTATAAACCCAGTAATGCCTGGCTTTTTATGGGTATAGCCAATAATAAGGTGTTTGCCCAATCGGAAGAATCGGTATTAATGGTTTATGAGCAGGAAATGTGGAAACCTTTTTGTGCTGATCCGGTTTTCAAAAAATCGTCTGTTACGGCTATTTTACCTTATAATGGCGATACTTTAATGGTTTCTACTTTAAAAGGTGGTTTTTTTCTGTTGATTAACCACCAGCTTAAACCGCTAAAAACCAGTCTCGATCATGTGTTTTTTAACGACCGGATTTATTTTGCCGATCGGATCAATCAAAACCTGTATGCAGTGGGTACTACCTCTGGTGGAGTATACATTATGAACAAAAGTGGAGAACTGATTCAGAAATACAATTACAGGGAAGGTTTGCAGAACAATAATGTAAGGGGAATTCTGCAGGATAGGGATAAGAACATGTGGCTGGCTTTAGATGACGGGATTGCTTATGTGGCCATCAATAGTGCCATTAAAAGTATTTTTCCTGACCGAAATAAACAGATTACGAGTTATGCTTTCAGAAAATTTGAGCAATCGGTTTACATCGGTACATCGAACGGTTTATATCGAACAAATGTTAATCCTGCTGCCAAAGACTTAAGTTATGCCACCGCGAATTTTGAAGAGGTAAAAAATACCAAAGGGCAGGTTTGGGGGCTTGATGAGATTAATAACCAATTGTTGCTGGCACACGAGGAGGGCACACTTTTGGTGCAGCATAATGTAGCTAAGCCGCTTTACAATTTACCCGGTACCTGGTTGTACCAAACTTTAGACCGGGTTTATCCAAGCAGCGAGGTTATTGCGGGGACCTATTGGGGTTTACAACGACTAAGTTATAAGGATGGGCTATTTAGCAATGGCGGAAGAATAGATGGGATAAACGAACCGCTGCGGTTTATTGTAGCCGATAATAACAACCCTGATCATATCTGGGCATCGCATCCTTACCATGGAGTGTATAAAATAGAATTGCAGCCCGATCATAAACGTGTACTGCGCACCACCATGTATACCGACCGTGATGGACTACCCTCTAAATTGTACAATTATGTATATCACATTAAAAACAGGGTGGTTATTGCCACGATAAACGGCGTTTATGAATATGATACTGCAAAGAAAAAATTTGTACGCCTAAAATTATTGGCCAACGCCATAAAAGGGATTTCGGTGCAGTATATGAAGGAGGATAACGACGGAAATATCTGGTTTGTAAGCAATAAGAAAGTGGGTGTTATTGATTTTAACCGGCCATCAGGCTCGAATCCTTTTAGTATTTTTTATCTGCCCGAATTAGATGGGAAAATAGTGGGTGGCTTCGAATCGATTTACCCCTTAGATAGTAAAAATATATTTATTGGTGCCAATAAAGGTGCCTATCATATCAATTATGAAAAGTACATCGAAAATATAACTAAACCCATTGTAGTGCTGGGGCAGATTAAACTGCTTGGTAAAAAAGATAGTTTGGTTTTTGGCGGCTATTTTGTAACTAAGGGAGTAATTTCGCCTAGACAGGACCAGCACGAAATACCAGAATACACCAATAACTTAAATTCCATGCATTTCGAATATTCCTCTACACTGTTCGAGCATGATAAAAATATTAAATTCAGTTATCAGCTGGTTGGTTTCGATAAGGAGTGGTCGGCATGGACTACAAAAAGTGAAAAGGATTATACCAATTTACCTGCCGGGAAATATACTTTCAATATTAAAGGAAGAACAGATATAGGCAATGAGTCGGAAGTGGTGGCTTATACTTTTGTTGTGCTGCCGGCCTGGTACAATACCATATGGATGAGGATTTTTTACCTGATTTTGATCGTGTTGTTGATCAGGTTGATTATCAGGTGGCAAAAGCGGAAACACATTAAAGAGCAGGAGCGGATGAGTTACCTGCATCAGCTGGAGCTGGACCGGAATGAAAAGGAAATTGTTAGGTTGCAGAACGAAAAGTTAGAAGCTGATGTAAACTACAAGAATAAAGAACTTTCCAGTATGACCATGCACCTGGTACAGCGGGGCAAGGTATTGGCGAAAATTAAAGAAGTGATATCGGCTGTTATTAAAAACCACGATATAAATGAGAGCTCGCCAAGTTTCAGGCACCTGATCAGGCTGATCAGGGATGTAGAAAAGAAGGACCAGGAACTGGACCATTTAAGCGTTCACTTCAATCATGTAAACACCGAATTTTTTAATAAACTCAAAGACCTCTATCCGGATTTAAGTCAGAACGATTTAAAGTTTTGTGCCTACCTTTCCATGAATCTTTCATCAAAAGAAATGGCGCAGCTAATGAATGTAACCATAAAAGCCATCGAAGTAGGCCGATATCGCTTAAGAAAGAAGCTTCAGCTTAAGCCTGAAACTAATTTATATGAGTTTCTGATTGATATTGCCCGTCAAAAAACACCTTAA
- a CDS encoding GDSL family lipase gives MKKSFLSLFLIAFLTVTAFAQKKPNFWDDVQTIKKYDQMYKPPVHPVLFVGSSSIRKWDDCTQIFAKYNALNRGIGGAVINDITYYLNDVVFPYQPKQIVLYVGENDLPNETVTPDTVLNRTIRLYQAIRAKLPTVPIVYISIKPSPSRDKFKAKAVASNALIEKFLAGEANTKFVNIYPLMLTKDGQLRPELFVDDMLHMNAAGYAIWRKAVERHLLK, from the coding sequence ATGAAAAAATCATTTTTAAGCCTCTTTTTGATTGCTTTTTTAACTGTAACGGCCTTCGCCCAAAAGAAGCCCAATTTTTGGGATGATGTGCAAACCATTAAAAAGTACGATCAGATGTATAAACCGCCGGTTCATCCGGTGTTGTTTGTAGGAAGTTCCTCTATTCGGAAATGGGACGACTGTACACAGATTTTTGCTAAATACAACGCATTGAACCGTGGAATAGGCGGTGCTGTAATTAACGACATTACTTATTATTTAAATGATGTTGTTTTTCCTTACCAGCCAAAACAGATTGTATTGTATGTGGGAGAGAACGATTTACCAAATGAAACGGTTACACCAGATACCGTTTTGAACCGTACCATCCGTTTGTACCAGGCCATTAGGGCCAAATTACCCACGGTGCCTATTGTTTATATTTCTATTAAACCAAGCCCGAGCAGGGATAAATTTAAAGCAAAGGCAGTAGCATCGAATGCATTGATCGAGAAATTTTTAGCGGGAGAGGCCAACACTAAATTTGTTAATATATATCCGCTGATGCTCACCAAAGACGGACAGCTTAGACCAGAACTTTTTGTGGATGATATGCTGCATATGAATGCGGCGGGTTATGCGATCTGGCGAAAAGCAGTTGAACGGCATCTACTGAAGTAA
- a CDS encoding deaminase, whose amino-acid sequence MRKIKIMEHISLDGVMQHENSEDFAHGGWTTPYRSAEGMAAVLEAQGTHIDLLLGRRTYDSWTQFWPKAGDNPMANSLNKGKKYVATHRPESLEWGPVEDLGSDIITRIRELKATDGPDLVLYGSSTVVAVLLEQGLVDELVLIVYPVLLGTGKRFFSATADPRVLAFVSSKVTPTGVQVNTYRYVGELGKG is encoded by the coding sequence ATGAGAAAGATCAAAATAATGGAACATATCTCGCTTGATGGCGTAATGCAGCACGAAAACAGCGAGGATTTCGCACATGGCGGATGGACAACACCTTATCGCAGTGCAGAAGGTATGGCAGCCGTACTGGAGGCACAGGGCACTCACATCGATCTGCTGCTGGGCCGCCGTACCTACGATAGCTGGACGCAGTTTTGGCCGAAGGCCGGTGATAATCCGATGGCGAATAGTTTAAATAAAGGCAAAAAATATGTAGCCACCCATAGACCAGAAAGCCTTGAATGGGGGCCAGTTGAGGATTTAGGCAGTGATATTATTACGCGTATTCGCGAACTCAAAGCAACAGATGGACCTGATCTTGTTTTGTATGGAAGTTCAACGGTAGTTGCGGTGTTATTGGAGCAGGGGCTGGTAGACGAGCTTGTACTAATAGTATACCCGGTATTGCTGGGCACAGGCAAACGCTTCTTTTCAGCTACTGCCGATCCGCGCGTACTGGCTTTTGTAAGCTCGAAGGTTACACCTACAGGTGTGCAGGTGAACACTTATCGGTATGTAGGGGAGCTGGGGAAGGGTTAG
- a CDS encoding glyoxalase/bleomycin resistance/extradiol dioxygenase family protein produces the protein MEIRLLVLRTRDTKLLADFYSLLGIQFEYHKHGNSPYHYSATIGLTVLEIYPLVKNQIEADKNLRLGFGIENFEQVMDKLNILQVDFAQEPTQTEFGFMAIIIDPDGRKIELYKNS, from the coding sequence ATGGAAATCCGATTACTGGTACTGCGAACTAGAGATACAAAACTTCTGGCTGATTTTTACAGTTTACTTGGAATTCAATTTGAATATCACAAACATGGTAACTCTCCATATCATTATTCGGCTACAATTGGGTTAACTGTTCTAGAAATTTATCCATTGGTAAAAAACCAAATCGAAGCAGACAAAAACTTGAGGTTAGGCTTTGGTATAGAGAACTTTGAACAGGTGATGGATAAATTAAATATATTACAAGTTGATTTTGCACAAGAACCAACCCAAACAGAATTTGGTTTTATGGCCATTATAATTGATCCCGATGGCAGAAAAATTGAATTGTATAAAAACAGCTAA